The Xenopus tropicalis strain Nigerian chromosome 2, UCB_Xtro_10.0, whole genome shotgun sequence genome window below encodes:
- the LOC101731682 gene encoding claudin-22, whose product MDSGLCFTELAALFLSLIGHICCLVALFIPHWLIVSSGMIVNESYRLGLWQTCVIQDVGSRVCQDFHTIFDLPLQIQLGRVLMCLSVSFGALGFMVSTPALNCLKCLDDQDKYVRKIAIMVGGVLFLLAGALSICFISYFAYDALVKFWNLPKDIPRFEYGSAMFSGWAGGFFLIAGGSVLIVSHFYTGQGGTPAVGSNTTTIKLESV is encoded by the coding sequence ATGGATTCAGGGCTCTGCTTTACTGAACTTGCAGCCCTGTTCCTTTCTTTGATTGGTCATATCTGCTGCTTGGTGGCTTTATTCATACCTCACTGGTTAATTGTATCGTCAGGCATGATTGTCAATGAAAGCTATCGGCTTGGTTTGTGGCAGACCTGTGTCATTCAAGATGTGGGTTCAAGAGTTTGTCAGGATTTCCACACTATCTTTGACTTGCCTCTTCAGATCCAGTTGGGTCGTGTACTTATGTGTCTTTCAGTATCCTTTGGGGCACTCGGATTTATGGTCTCAACGCCTGCACTGAACTGTCTAAAGTGTCTTGATGACCAAGATAAATATGTTCGAAAAATAGCAATTATGGTTGGAGGAGTGCTTTTTTTACTAGCTGGAGCCTTATCCATTTGTTTTATATCCTACTTTGCTTATGATGCCTTAGTGAAATTTTGGAACTTACCCAAAGACATTCCTCGTTTTGAATATGGAAGTGCCATGTTCTCTGGCTGGGCTGGCGGGTTCTTCTTAATAGCAGGTGGAAGTGTACTAATTGTTTCCCATTTCTACACTGGCCAAGGAGGAACTCCAGCAGTGGGTTCAAATACCACAACCATAAAGCTTGAATCTGTCTAA